In Chitinophaga nivalis, a single genomic region encodes these proteins:
- a CDS encoding SDR family oxidoreductase, whose amino-acid sequence MKILITGSNGLLGQHLIPLLLQDGNYEVVATGRGPNRFPLRDNYTYEAVNLRDAGSVNQLIDKHQPDIIIHGGAMSQVDECEKNKDACWDTNVGATRYLVHAAEKYNAFFIFLSTDFVFDGLQGPYTEESIVNPINYYGTSKVAAERLVHNSKTSWAIVRTVLVYGVVADPHRSNMITWVKNNLQQGKKVKVVDDQWRTPTLCHDLAKGCLLIAAKKATGYFNISGKDMLTPYDMAMQTAAYFKLDPSLVEKISSRSLAQPAARPAKTGLVIDKAIKELGYEPRTFAEGLDIVAGELNA is encoded by the coding sequence ATGAAGATACTTATAACAGGAAGTAACGGATTACTGGGACAACACCTGATCCCCCTTTTACTGCAGGATGGCAACTATGAAGTGGTAGCTACCGGCAGAGGCCCTAACCGCTTTCCCCTGCGGGATAATTACACTTATGAGGCGGTCAACCTTCGTGATGCAGGCAGTGTCAATCAATTGATAGATAAACACCAGCCGGATATCATCATACATGGCGGCGCTATGTCGCAGGTAGATGAATGTGAAAAGAATAAAGATGCCTGTTGGGATACGAATGTAGGCGCTACGCGTTACCTCGTACATGCCGCAGAAAAGTACAACGCCTTCTTTATTTTTCTCTCCACGGATTTTGTATTTGACGGATTACAGGGGCCTTACACAGAAGAGTCCATTGTAAATCCTATCAATTACTACGGTACCAGCAAAGTGGCCGCAGAGCGCCTCGTACACAACAGTAAAACATCGTGGGCCATTGTACGTACCGTACTGGTTTATGGTGTAGTAGCGGACCCTCACCGCAGTAACATGATTACCTGGGTAAAGAATAATTTACAGCAAGGTAAGAAAGTGAAAGTGGTAGATGACCAATGGCGGACACCTACCCTTTGTCATGACCTGGCAAAAGGTTGCCTGTTAATTGCTGCGAAAAAAGCGACCGGTTATTTTAATATCTCCGGAAAAGATATGCTTACGCCATATGATATGGCCATGCAAACAGCCGCCTATTTTAAATTGGATCCCAGCCTCGTGGAAAAAATCAGTTCCAGAAGCCTGGCCCAGCCAGCAGCCCGGCCTGCGAAAACCGGCCTGGTCATCGATAAAGCCATTAAAGAACTGGGTTATGAACCCCGCACTTTTGCAGAAGGACTGGATATTGTTGCCGGCGAATTAAATGCCTGA
- a CDS encoding prolyl oligopeptidase family serine peptidase produces MSLITGQVIAQQQPIHYPETRKVDTVDDYHGTKIADPYRWLEDDNSEATGAWVKAENKVTQDYLAKIPFRDEVKKRLEELWNYPKTGTPVKHGQYYYFYKNDGLQNQAVLYRSATLKGTPEVFIDPNKLSATGTAALAGVTFSGNGKYAVYLLAKAGSDWEEAYVIDLATKQQLSDKLEWIKFSGMAWKGDGFYYSRYDKPTEQNKLSGKNEFQQVYYHKVGDPQEKDELIYVDKEHPLRSAKMDITEDERFLILYASEGTSGNELSYRDLQDPNQKDFSLLIKGFDFEPEVIDNDGGKLLVRTNHGAPNYRIVLVDPKNPAEANWKTIVPERKEALESVGTAGGKLFLSYLKDAATQVYQYDYKGKQEREIKLPGIGTAGGFSSKKDEKEFFYSYTSFVTPTTIYRYDIATGVSTLYDKPEVKFNPADYETKQVFFNSKDGTRVPIFLSYKKGMKQSGNNPVLIYGYGGFNVSQTPGFSISNLYFMEQGGIYAVVALRGGSEYGEAWHKAGMLEKKQNVFDDFIGAAEYLIQAKYTHPSKIAIRGGSNGGLLVGACMTQRPELFKVALPAVGVMDMLRYQKFTIGWAWAVEYGSSDNAAQFKYLLQYSPLHNLKPGTTYPATLITTADHDDRVVPAHSFKFAATLQAANAGPNPMLIRIETQAGHGAGKPTSKQIAELTDLWSFTMYNLQMKK; encoded by the coding sequence ATGAGTTTAATCACAGGACAGGTAATCGCGCAACAACAACCTATTCATTACCCTGAGACCAGGAAGGTGGATACAGTAGATGATTATCACGGAACAAAAATTGCAGATCCTTACCGGTGGCTCGAAGACGATAATAGTGAAGCTACCGGTGCCTGGGTTAAGGCGGAAAACAAAGTAACACAGGATTATTTGGCAAAGATCCCTTTCCGGGACGAGGTTAAAAAACGATTAGAAGAATTATGGAACTATCCTAAAACAGGAACTCCTGTTAAACATGGCCAATATTATTATTTCTATAAGAATGACGGGCTGCAGAATCAGGCAGTACTTTATCGCTCGGCAACTTTAAAGGGTACACCGGAAGTATTTATTGACCCTAATAAATTATCTGCTACCGGTACTGCTGCCCTGGCAGGTGTTACCTTCTCCGGAAACGGCAAGTATGCGGTTTACCTGCTGGCGAAAGCCGGCTCCGACTGGGAAGAAGCCTATGTAATAGATCTGGCCACCAAACAACAACTGTCAGATAAACTGGAATGGATCAAGTTCAGTGGGATGGCCTGGAAAGGAGATGGGTTCTATTACAGCCGTTACGACAAACCAACCGAACAAAATAAGCTCTCGGGTAAAAATGAATTTCAACAGGTATATTATCATAAGGTAGGTGATCCGCAGGAGAAAGATGAACTGATATATGTAGATAAGGAACATCCGTTGAGAAGTGCGAAGATGGATATTACGGAAGATGAACGTTTCCTCATCCTGTATGCGTCTGAAGGTACTTCCGGTAATGAACTCAGTTACCGTGACCTGCAGGATCCGAATCAAAAAGATTTTTCTCTCCTGATTAAAGGTTTTGACTTTGAACCGGAAGTAATCGACAACGACGGTGGAAAACTGCTGGTACGTACCAATCACGGCGCACCCAACTACCGCATTGTATTGGTAGATCCTAAAAATCCGGCGGAAGCCAATTGGAAAACCATCGTGCCGGAAAGAAAAGAAGCATTGGAAAGTGTGGGTACTGCCGGTGGTAAATTATTCCTCTCTTATCTGAAAGATGCCGCTACACAGGTGTATCAATATGATTATAAAGGAAAGCAGGAACGCGAAATTAAACTCCCGGGTATCGGTACTGCCGGTGGTTTCAGCAGCAAAAAAGACGAAAAGGAATTTTTCTATTCCTATACCTCTTTTGTAACGCCAACAACTATCTATCGGTATGATATCGCCACAGGTGTTTCTACGCTGTATGATAAACCGGAAGTAAAATTCAATCCGGCAGATTATGAAACCAAACAGGTATTTTTCAACAGCAAGGATGGTACCCGGGTGCCGATATTCCTGTCCTATAAAAAAGGAATGAAGCAAAGTGGTAATAATCCTGTACTGATCTATGGCTACGGTGGCTTCAACGTTTCACAGACACCAGGCTTTAGTATCTCCAATCTTTATTTCATGGAGCAGGGCGGTATATACGCAGTGGTGGCATTGCGTGGTGGCAGTGAATATGGAGAGGCCTGGCATAAAGCCGGTATGCTGGAGAAAAAACAAAATGTATTCGATGATTTTATCGGCGCTGCTGAATACCTGATTCAGGCCAAATATACCCATCCTTCCAAAATCGCTATCCGCGGTGGTTCCAACGGCGGTTTACTGGTAGGCGCGTGCATGACGCAAAGACCGGAACTGTTTAAGGTAGCTTTACCGGCAGTAGGTGTAATGGACATGCTGCGTTACCAGAAATTTACCATTGGCTGGGCATGGGCTGTGGAATATGGCAGCAGTGATAATGCAGCGCAGTTTAAATATCTGCTGCAGTATTCTCCGCTGCACAACCTGAAGCCAGGTACAACGTATCCTGCTACCCTTATCACCACGGCGGATCACGACGACCGTGTAGTCCCTGCACACTCTTTCAAGTTTGCGGCTACATTGCAGGCAGCGAATGCAGGTCCTAACCCGATGCTGATCCGTATTGAAACACAGGCGGGCCATGGTGCAGGTAAACCTACCTCCAAGCAGATTGCTGAGCTGACAGATCTGTGGTCCTTTACCATGTATAATCTGCAGATGAAAAAATAA
- the pfkA gene encoding 6-phosphofructokinase encodes MKKLNNIAVLTSGGDAPGMNAAVRAVVRTGIYHQLNVFGVMYGYRGMLKNEIFPMESKSVANIIQRGGTILKTARCKEFYEYEGRKKAYENLKKHNIDGLVVIGGDGSFNGAQMFSQEFDIPCIGLPGTIDKDIAGTDSTIGFDTAVNTAVEAIDKIRDTADAHDRLFVIEVMGRDAGYIALHSGISTGAEHILLPERKTEVNEIIEELQANERRKKLVNLIVVAEGDETGGANEVARRIKEQCPQLDTRVCILGHIQRGGSPTCMDRILASRMGYAAVDALLEGIHNVMIGVVNDKIHYTPLDKAVKAKQEIDPEWFKIVKILAS; translated from the coding sequence ATGAAAAAATTGAACAACATTGCAGTCCTTACCTCAGGGGGAGATGCTCCTGGCATGAACGCCGCCGTTCGTGCGGTCGTAAGAACGGGCATTTATCATCAGCTGAATGTGTTCGGCGTTATGTACGGCTATAGGGGGATGTTAAAGAATGAGATCTTTCCGATGGAGTCGAAATCAGTGGCCAACATCATCCAACGGGGGGGCACCATACTGAAAACCGCCAGGTGCAAAGAGTTCTATGAGTATGAAGGGCGAAAAAAGGCTTATGAAAATCTGAAAAAACACAACATTGACGGACTGGTAGTAATCGGTGGGGATGGATCCTTCAATGGTGCGCAGATGTTCAGCCAGGAATTTGACATTCCTTGTATAGGCTTGCCAGGTACTATTGATAAGGACATTGCCGGCACCGACTCCACCATTGGCTTTGATACCGCTGTCAACACGGCTGTAGAAGCAATCGATAAAATAAGGGATACCGCAGATGCGCATGACCGCTTGTTTGTAATAGAAGTAATGGGCCGTGATGCCGGTTATATTGCTTTGCACAGTGGTATTTCCACAGGTGCGGAACATATTCTGTTACCGGAACGCAAAACGGAAGTCAACGAGATCATCGAGGAGCTGCAGGCCAATGAACGTCGAAAGAAACTGGTAAACCTCATTGTGGTAGCCGAAGGTGATGAAACCGGCGGCGCCAACGAAGTAGCCCGCAGGATCAAGGAACAGTGCCCGCAACTGGATACGCGGGTATGTATTCTTGGACACATCCAACGTGGCGGATCTCCTACCTGCATGGACCGTATACTGGCCAGCCGTATGGGTTACGCCGCAGTTGACGCCTTGCTGGAAGGCATTCACAATGTAATGATCGGCGTTGTAAATGATAAGATTCATTACACACCTCTGGATAAAGCCGTAAAGGCAAAACAGGAAATTGACCCTGAATGGTTCAAGATTGTTAAAATTCTCGCGAGTTAA
- the pyk gene encoding pyruvate kinase, with protein sequence MSTKDLSKYYHKQMDNAAGRAHSSHKTKIVATVGPASDTYEQLLALVKAGVNVFRLNFSHGSHEDKLRIIEYIRQINKTEPYNVAILADLQGPKLRVGEIENNALPLKTGDILTFVNEKLVGNMEKIYVSYPDLYKDLKPGQKILLDDGKIETVVQEITAKGEIKAAVTLPGVLSSKKGFNLPDTKISLPALTEKDIIDLDFIIDQECDWVALSFVRSVKDLSELRKRLEARNSKIKVISKIEKPEAIQNLKEIIWESDGVMIARGDLGVELPVEQIPMIQKDIIRKCIHRAKPVIVATQMMESMMDRTRPNRSEITDVANAVLEGADAVMLSGETATGQFPVLVIQTMNKIIQEVEKEAIIYNRNLIPHRHSPTFLSDALCYNACKIAEDLDADALIGMTQSGYTGFMLSSYRPRSPLYVFTKERSLVNQLSLSWGVRAFYYEEEESLDDIVFDQINILKERGFIKAGDVAVNTGSTPVKLHLPTNMLKITKVE encoded by the coding sequence ATGAGTACAAAGGATCTATCGAAATACTATCACAAGCAGATGGACAACGCTGCAGGCAGAGCACACTCTTCCCACAAAACCAAAATTGTGGCTACCGTAGGACCTGCCTCTGATACCTATGAACAACTGCTCGCATTGGTGAAAGCCGGTGTGAATGTGTTCCGTCTGAACTTCTCCCATGGCTCCCATGAAGATAAACTGCGGATCATTGAATACATCCGTCAGATCAATAAGACAGAACCTTATAACGTTGCCATCCTCGCTGATCTGCAAGGTCCGAAACTCCGTGTGGGCGAAATCGAGAACAATGCACTGCCGCTCAAAACCGGTGATATCCTCACTTTCGTGAACGAAAAGCTGGTGGGCAATATGGAAAAAATTTATGTTTCCTACCCTGACCTCTACAAAGATCTTAAACCCGGCCAGAAAATTCTGCTGGACGATGGTAAAATAGAAACCGTTGTACAGGAAATCACCGCCAAAGGTGAGATCAAAGCAGCGGTGACTTTACCAGGTGTATTGTCTTCCAAAAAAGGCTTTAACCTCCCGGATACTAAAATTTCCCTGCCTGCACTGACAGAGAAAGACATTATTGACCTCGATTTCATCATCGATCAGGAGTGTGACTGGGTAGCGCTGTCTTTTGTAAGAAGCGTGAAAGACCTGTCAGAACTGCGTAAACGCCTGGAAGCCCGCAATTCCAAGATCAAGGTAATTTCCAAGATCGAAAAACCGGAAGCCATCCAGAACCTGAAAGAAATCATCTGGGAAAGCGACGGCGTAATGATTGCCCGTGGTGACCTCGGTGTGGAACTGCCGGTTGAGCAGATCCCGATGATCCAGAAAGATATTATCCGTAAATGTATTCACCGTGCGAAACCGGTAATCGTAGCTACCCAGATGATGGAAAGCATGATGGACCGTACCCGCCCGAACCGTAGTGAAATCACAGACGTGGCCAACGCGGTACTGGAAGGCGCCGATGCGGTGATGCTGAGCGGAGAAACTGCTACCGGCCAATTCCCGGTACTGGTGATCCAAACCATGAACAAAATTATCCAGGAAGTAGAAAAAGAAGCGATCATTTACAACCGTAACCTGATCCCTCACCGTCACTCTCCTACCTTCCTCAGCGATGCATTGTGCTACAACGCCTGTAAAATTGCGGAAGACCTGGATGCAGATGCGCTCATTGGTATGACCCAAAGCGGTTACACCGGCTTTATGCTGAGCAGCTACCGTCCACGCAGCCCACTCTATGTATTTACCAAAGAAAGATCCCTGGTAAATCAGCTGAGCCTCAGCTGGGGTGTACGCGCCTTCTACTACGAAGAAGAAGAAAGCCTCGATGATATCGTTTTCGATCAGATCAACATCCTGAAAGAAAGAGGATTCATCAAAGCCGGCGACGTAGCAGTAAATACCGGTAGTACACCTGTAAAACTGCATCTGCCTACCAATATGCTGAAAATTACCAAAGTAGAATAG